The region TGGTACGCGTTGGCGATGAAGTCGACGTAGTTGTTCTGGGTGTAGATCCTGACAAAAAACGCATCTCCCTCGGTATGAAGCAGGTTAAGCCGAATCCTTGGGATGTTGTTGCTGAGAAATTCCCCGAAGGTACTATCCTTGAAGGCCAGATCAAAAACATCACCGAATTCGGTGTGTTCATCGGCATCGAAGACGGCATTGACGGCCTGATTCACGTTTCCGATATCTCCTGGACCCGCAAGGTTCGTCATCCTTCAGAAGTTTACAGCGTGGGCGATTCCGTACAGGCAAAAGTCCTCACTGTTGATAAAGAAAACGAGAAGTTCACCCTCGGTGTTAAACAGCTCTCCGAAGACCCCTGGTCTCAGGTACCCTCTAAGTACCCCGTTGGCTGTACCCTCGAAGGTCTCGTTACCAACATCACCGACTTCGGCCTCTTTGTAGAAGTTGAAGAAGGTATTGAAGGTCTGGTTCACGTTTCTGAAATCTCTCATAAGAAGATCAAGAATCCTTCTGAGATGTTTAAAGAAGGCGTTACCATCCAGGCTAAAGTCATCCACGTATCTGCTGATGAGCGTCGCCTCGGCCTCTCCATCAAGCAGCTCAAGGAAGACACCGAAAAACGTCAGCCCAAAGAATTCCGTTCCGGTTCCGCCGACAGCGGCAACACTCTGGGCGAACTGCTGAAGCAGAAGCTTGCTGATGCAGCTGACGCAGCTGATGCAGCTGCAGCAGAGACTGAGGATGAAGAGTCCTAAAAACGGTTTCTCTGTAAGACATCCGATTCTTTTCGGTTTCAGTCTGCTATTAATGGCTGTGGCTCTCCTATGGGGAGCCGCAGCCTTTTTTCATGGTAGGCTGGACTTGTTAGGTGCCGACAGGATCGGGGTTGTGAATTTACAGGGAACCATCGTAAAATCATTGCCTACGGTAAAGTTTTTGCGCGACCTGCGCCGTGATGATTCAGTGAAAGGTGTTTTACTGCGGGTTAATTCTCCCGGTGGGACCATCGCTCCTTCTCAGGAACTTTATCACGCTGTGAAAAGATTCGCTGAGGTCAAGCCCATTGTGGCTTCCTTCGGTACTGTGGCGGCCTCAGGCGGATATTACGCAGCTGCTCCGGCCACTAAAATTATTGCCAGCTCAGGTTCCATCACCGGTTCCATCGGGGTTAAGGCCGAATATGCCAGCTTTTATCAGATCATGGAGAAGATCGGGGTTAAGCCCATCATAATCACCAGCGGTAAAATGAAGGCTGCAGGCTCTCCTTTTGTAGAGCTTACCCCGGGACAGCGTGAATATTTGACCGAGTTAATAATGGACATGCATAATCAGTTTGTTTCAGATGTCGCTACGGCCCGTAAACTGGATCGTAAAGATGTGGCTAAGATTGCAGACGGCAGGGCTTTTACCGGAAGGGAAGCAAAGGAACTGGGCCTTGTTGACCGTATTGGCGGGTTTGAGGATTCTGTTACTGTGCTCAAGGCTCTGTGCGGGATTGATGGTGATGTAAAAGTGATTGAAGGCCCTGAAGAAGAAAAGCCTTTGATCAAGGAAATTTTAGGTTATATCGGAATTATCCCGGAAGGTTCAGCTACCGGGGACGGGCTGATCTTTTCATATTGATTTTCTGAATTCAGCTGAGAGCATCCATGTTCTCCTTTGCATATGAAGTCTTTTATGCGACCCTACTGAAGGCTGGGTATAAGAGGCTGTAAGACTTAATTGAATCCGCCGGAGAGTAGGTTCAATTATATCGTTAGCGAGGCTTAAATGGCAACCAAATACGATCAGATTGTACGTGAGTTTTATGAAGGACAGTCCGGTTTTACCGTTCTGCTGAGCGATGAACCTTCTTTCTACAAGCTTCTGCGCGGTACTCTACACAAAATTCTGGCTATTCGTAGGGATTGCCTTGCCTATTTTCAGGAACAGTCTTCGTGTTTGAGCGAGATAAAGGATAAGGTCGGCTCAGGACAGCCGGTACTTGTTTTTGTTGAAAGGCTGCTCAAGGGCAGACCAACAGCCGATTTCATTCTAAATATCCACAAGCTTTTCCCGGAAATCAAGGTGGTGGTTCTGACTGACGAAACCAGTCAGGAGGAGCTCATCTTTTTACATGAGCTTGGGGCCAACAACATTATTACCAAACCTGTTTCCGTGGACAGTCTGGTTCAGAAACTTGCATTTACCATTAAACCGCAGGGCAAGCTGGCCCAGCTTGTGGAAGCAGGAAAAACTTTTTTACGTAATGGTGAACTTAACAAAGTCTTGCTGGTCAGTGCTAAAATC is a window of Maridesulfovibrio sp. DNA encoding:
- the sppA gene encoding signal peptide peptidase SppA, which encodes MKSPKNGFSVRHPILFGFSLLLMAVALLWGAAAFFHGRLDLLGADRIGVVNLQGTIVKSLPTVKFLRDLRRDDSVKGVLLRVNSPGGTIAPSQELYHAVKRFAEVKPIVASFGTVAASGGYYAAAPATKIIASSGSITGSIGVKAEYASFYQIMEKIGVKPIIITSGKMKAAGSPFVELTPGQREYLTELIMDMHNQFVSDVATARKLDRKDVAKIADGRAFTGREAKELGLVDRIGGFEDSVTVLKALCGIDGDVKVIEGPEEEKPLIKEILGYIGIIPEGSATGDGLIFSY